A single window of Rhodamnia argentea isolate NSW1041297 chromosome 5, ASM2092103v1, whole genome shotgun sequence DNA harbors:
- the LOC115751441 gene encoding protein FLOWERING LOCUS D yields MEPPSDSPDPFAEFPPLEFYPFEPLPNPSPSPVPPPPPNPPSPQNPNPTLASASASASGSAYNPLLSFTVPKKRRRGRSQRNVAPFQLPPLPSGNPSSASASASASSSALVAAVSSKPALENPSSVSDASDEIIVINRESTAEALIALTAGFPADSLTDEEIDFGVVPVIGGIEQVNYILIRNHIIAKWRENVSNWVTKEMFVDVIPKQCTSLLDSAYDYLVSHGYINFGVTPAIKDKIPAEPSRHSVVIVGAGLAGLAAARQLMRLGFKVTVLEGRKRAGGRVYTKKMEGGNKLSAAADLGGSVLTGTLGNPLGIVARQLGHPLHKVRDKCPIYRVDGKPVDSDIDMKVETAFNRLLDKASRLRQSMGEVSMDVSLGSALETFRPVYGDAVNAEEMNLFNWHLANLEYANAGLLSKLSLAFWDQDDPYDMGGDHCFLHGGNGRLVQALAENVPILYERTVHTIRYGNDGVQVMAGSQVFEGDMALCTVPLGVLKSGSIKFIPELPQRKLDGIKRLGFGLLNKVAMLFPHVFWGTDLDTFGHLKDDPSRRGEFFLFYSYATVAGGPLLIALVAGEAAHKFESMPPTDAVTRVLQILKGIYEPQGIKVPDPIQTVCTRWGGDPFCLGSYSNVAVGASGDDYDILGESVGDGRLFFAGEATTRRYPATMHGAFLTGLREAANMVHHANARASKKKIDQTPSKNAHSCASILADLFREPDLEFGSFAVIYEKNSDPSSGAILRVTFSEPRKKAHEGLKSDQHTNKLLFQQLQSHFNQQQQLHIYTLLSKQQALELREVRGGDEMRFYHLSEKLGIKLIGRKGLGPAADSVIASIKAERGKRKPASVSLATKSGTLMNKRGAPKQKVVRKAKIVGKSGGLGALPGLNAESSKVTHDGRSTNQATPGPSETGQVHDDITKQLEESVHLADR; encoded by the exons ATGGAGCCTCCGAGCGATTCGCCCGACCCATTCGCTGAATTCCCTCCCCTCGAGTTCTACCCCTTCGAGCCCCTCCCAAACCCTAGCCCCAGCCCCGTCCCTCCCCCACCTCCCAACCCTCCGTCCCCGCAAAACCCTAATCCCACCTtggcctccgcctccgcctctgCCTCGGGCTCCGCCTACAATCCCCTCCTCTCCTTCACCGTCCCCAAGAAGCGTAGGCGAGGCCGGTCGCAGCGGAATGTGGCCCCCTTCCAGCTCCCTCCCTTGCCGTCTGGTAATCCTAGTTCCGCATCTGCATCCGCATCGGCCTCTTCGTCTGCTCTGGTTGCTGCTGTTTCGAGTAAGCCTGCTCTGGAAAACCCTAGCTCTGTCTCTGACGCTTCTGATGAGATAATCGTGATCAATAGAGAGTCCACGGCTGAGGCCCTCATTGCACTCACGGCTGGGTTCCCAGCCGACTCGCTCACTGACGAAGAGATCGATTTCGGTGTTGTGCCAGTGATCGGCGGGATCGAACAGGTTAACTATATTTTGATTAGGAACCACATTATTGCGAAATGGCGTGAGAATGTGTCCAATTGGGTTACCAAGGAGATGTTTGTGGATGTTATCCCTAAACAGTGCACTTCTCTACTGGACTCTGCTTATGATTACTTGGTTTCTcatgggtatattaattttggggtcaCGCCCGCAATTAAAGACAAGATTCCGGCAGAGCCGAGCAGGCATAGCGTGGTTATTGTCGGCGCTGGCCTTGCAGGATTGGCTGCAGCACGGCAGTTGATGCGGTTGGGTTTTAAGGTGACAGTTTTGGAGGGTAGGAAGAGAGCAGGTGGGAGGGTTTATACAAAGAAGATGGAAGGTGGGAACAAGCTATCTGCTGCTGCCGATTTAGGGGGAAGTGTATTGACTGGGACATTGGGGAACCCCCTCGGAATTGTTGCTCGGCAGCTAGGGCATCCACTTCACAAGGTGAGGGATAAGTGCCCTATTTACAGGGTGGATGGGAAGCCGGTTGACTCCGACATAGACATGAAGGTTGAGACTGCTTTTAACCGTCTCTTGGATAAGGCCAGCAGGCTTAGGCAGTCTATGGGAGAGGTGTCCATGGATGTTTCGCTTGGATCCGCCCTGGAAACATTTAGGCCAGTTTATGGGGATGCTGTAAATGCTGAGGAAATGAACTTGTTCAATTGGCATCTTGCCAATTTGGAATATGCTAATGCAGGTTTGCTCTCAAAGCTTTCCCTTGCATTTTGGGACCAGGATGATCCTTATGATATGGGAGGTGATCACTGTTTTTTGCATGGAGGGAATGGAAGGCTGGTTCAGGCTTTGGCTGAGAATGTACCTATTTTGTATGAGAGAACTGTGCATACTATCAGATATGGCAATGATGGTGTGCAAGTCATGGCAGGTAGCCAGGTTTTTGAGGGTGATATGGCACTTTGTACTGTTCCTCTTGGTGTTCTGAAAAGTGGGTCTATCAAGTTTATTCCCGAGTTGCCTCAGAGAAAGCTTGACGGGATAAAGAGGCTGGGATTTGGGCTGCTAAATAAGGTTGCAATGCTTTTTCCCCATGTGTTTTGGGGCACAGATCTTGACACCTTTGGACACCTAAAAGATGATCCAAGCCGCCGTGGggagttctttttgttttatagCTATGCAACGGTTGCAGGTGGTCCTCTCTTGATTGCATTAGTAGCTGGGGAAGCTGCACATAAGTTTGAGAGCATGCCCCCTACTGATGCGGTGACGCGGGTTCTTCAAATTCTTAAGG GTATTTATGAACCTCAGGGGATCAAGGTACCAGATCCTATCCAAACTGTCTGCACCAGGTGGGGTGGTGATCCTTTTTGCTTAGGTTCCTACTCTAATGTGGCGGTAGGGGCCTCTGGAGATGACTATGACATTTTAGGTGAAAGTGTGGGAGATGGAAGGCTCTTCTTTGCTGGGGAGGCAACTACCAGAAGGTATCCTGCAACTATGCATGGGGCCTTTCTGACTGGGCTGAGAGAAGCTGCTAATATGGTTCATCATGCTAATGCTCGTGcttcaaagaaaaagattgaCCAGACTCCATCGAAGAATGCCCATTCCTGTGCTTCCATTCTAGCTGACTTATTCAGGGAACCTGATTTGGAATTTGGGAGCTTTGCTGTCATTTATGAGAAGAACTCTGATCCCAGTTCTGGGGCAATTTTGAGAGTGACTTTTAGCGAGCCTCGTAAAAAAGCTCATGAGGGTCTGAAGTCAGACCAGCATACCAATAAACTACTATTTCAACAGCTTCAGTCACATTTTAATCAGCAACAACAACTTCACATTTACACCTTGTTGTCAAAGCAACAGGCTCTTGAGCTGAGAGAAGTGAGAGGAGGTGATGAGATGAGGTTTTATCATCTTTCTGAAAAGCTTGGGATAAAGCTGATAGGGAGGAAAGGTTTAGGACCTGCCGCTGATTCTGTGATTGCTTCCATTAAAGCTGAAAGGGGCAAGCGCAAACCTGCTTCAGTTTCTTTGGCTACTAAATCAG GTACATTGATGAATAAAAGAGGTGCTCCGAAGCAAAAAGTTGTCAG AAAAGCTAAAATAGTGGGCAAAAGTGGAGGTCTGGGAGCTCTTCCTGGTTTAAATGCTGAAAGCAGTAAGGTGACACATGATGGTAGGAGCACAAATCAAGCCACTCCTGGCCCATCTGAGACAG GGCAAGTTCATGACGACATAACGAAGCAATTAGAAGAAAGTGTACACCTTGCAGACAGGTGA
- the LOC115752343 gene encoding uncharacterized protein LOC115752343 isoform X2, translating to MGMHGFSTADGFVEITESLAEMIKYVANEPSVGLFYMLQHTQNAVPNVISLKNNVAGKSQITNLHIEDLEDSITMMRSMKDCGIPIVDDMIGDISKSLAIMSAKQPKKGLIHNQTSGFEMRRISSAGPTTWGRSTKFDPQDGERSGNYFSNVLKSAKQRASNFKWSNLDSQDPVQTQGEKHLIYTHEPLSVAETSSSSTLPVVESDELPLSSEVSEELQAEEGGESHTTLHLPSDKVLPVSEDFESFKANREAKLEEWLGETGHRNNCNGATNVDPA from the exons ATGGGA ATGCATGGATTCTCCACTGCTGATGGCTTTGTGGAGATAACTGAAAGCTTGGCAGAGATGATCAAGTATGTGGCGAATGAACCTTCAGTGGGGCTATTTTACATGCTGCAGCACACCCAGAATGCAGTGCCCAATGTTATTAGTCTCAAGAATAATGTTGCCGGGAAATCACAAATAACCAATCTGCATATCGAGGACTTAGAAGATTCTATTACAATGATGAGGTCAATGAAGGATTGTGGGATCCCCATTGTTGATGACATGATTGGTGATATCAGCAAATCTCTAGCAATTATGTCGGCGAAACAGCCTAAAAAAGGATTGATACACAACCAAACCTCGGGTTTTGAAATGCGAAGAATTAGCTCGGCAGGGCCAACCACTTGGGGACGATCTACCAAATTTGACCCTCAAGATGGTGAAAGGAGTGGAAATTACTTTTCCAACGTTTTAAAGTCGGCGAAACAAAGGGCGAGCAATTTTAAGTGGTCTAACCTTGATTCCCAAGACCCTGTGCAAACGCAGGGTGAGAAACATTTGATTTATACTCATGAACCATTGTCAGTTGCAGAAACCAGCTCAAGCTCGACTCTGCCAGTGGTCGAGTCTGATGAACTTCCATTATCTAGTGAGGTTTCTGAAGAACTGCAagcagaggaaggaggagaaagcCACACTACTCTCCACTTGCCAAGTGATAAGGTATTGCCGGTGTCAGAAGACTTCGAGAGTTTTAAAGCTAATAGAGAAGCAAAATTGGAGGAGTGGCTGGGAGAGACTGGTCACCGTAATAATTGCAACGGAGCGACTAATGTGGACCCAGCTTAG
- the LOC115752343 gene encoding uncharacterized protein LOC115752343 isoform X3, whose amino-acid sequence MHGFSTADGFVEITESLAEMIKYVANEPSVGLFYMLQHTQNAVPNVISLKNNVAGKSQITNLHIEDLEDSITMMRSMKDCGIPIVDDMIGDISKSLAIMSAKQPKKGLIHNQTSGFEMRRISSAGPTTWGRSTKFDPQDGERSGNYFSNVLKSAKQRASNFKWSNLDSQDPVQTQGEKHLIYTHEPLSVAETSSSSTLPVVESDELPLSSEVSEELQAEEGGESHTTLHLPSDKVLPVSEDFESFKANREAKLEEWLGETGHRNNCNGATNVDPA is encoded by the coding sequence ATGCATGGATTCTCCACTGCTGATGGCTTTGTGGAGATAACTGAAAGCTTGGCAGAGATGATCAAGTATGTGGCGAATGAACCTTCAGTGGGGCTATTTTACATGCTGCAGCACACCCAGAATGCAGTGCCCAATGTTATTAGTCTCAAGAATAATGTTGCCGGGAAATCACAAATAACCAATCTGCATATCGAGGACTTAGAAGATTCTATTACAATGATGAGGTCAATGAAGGATTGTGGGATCCCCATTGTTGATGACATGATTGGTGATATCAGCAAATCTCTAGCAATTATGTCGGCGAAACAGCCTAAAAAAGGATTGATACACAACCAAACCTCGGGTTTTGAAATGCGAAGAATTAGCTCGGCAGGGCCAACCACTTGGGGACGATCTACCAAATTTGACCCTCAAGATGGTGAAAGGAGTGGAAATTACTTTTCCAACGTTTTAAAGTCGGCGAAACAAAGGGCGAGCAATTTTAAGTGGTCTAACCTTGATTCCCAAGACCCTGTGCAAACGCAGGGTGAGAAACATTTGATTTATACTCATGAACCATTGTCAGTTGCAGAAACCAGCTCAAGCTCGACTCTGCCAGTGGTCGAGTCTGATGAACTTCCATTATCTAGTGAGGTTTCTGAAGAACTGCAagcagaggaaggaggagaaagcCACACTACTCTCCACTTGCCAAGTGATAAGGTATTGCCGGTGTCAGAAGACTTCGAGAGTTTTAAAGCTAATAGAGAAGCAAAATTGGAGGAGTGGCTGGGAGAGACTGGTCACCGTAATAATTGCAACGGAGCGACTAATGTGGACCCAGCTTAG
- the LOC115752343 gene encoding uncharacterized protein LOC115752343 isoform X1 encodes MLIVVASCVLIPHQRQRSRKRPVLAVVLWIGDSGGWPIDWECSRDRFFEMHGFSTADGFVEITESLAEMIKYVANEPSVGLFYMLQHTQNAVPNVISLKNNVAGKSQITNLHIEDLEDSITMMRSMKDCGIPIVDDMIGDISKSLAIMSAKQPKKGLIHNQTSGFEMRRISSAGPTTWGRSTKFDPQDGERSGNYFSNVLKSAKQRASNFKWSNLDSQDPVQTQGEKHLIYTHEPLSVAETSSSSTLPVVESDELPLSSEVSEELQAEEGGESHTTLHLPSDKVLPVSEDFESFKANREAKLEEWLGETGHRNNCNGATNVDPA; translated from the exons ATGCTCATCGTCGTCGCAAGTTGCGTGCTGATTCCTCACCAGCGCCAGAGATCTCGAAAGCGCCCTGTTCTTGCTGTCGTTCTCTGGATCGGCGACTCGGGCGGGTGGCCAATTGATTGGGAGTGCTCGCGAGACCGCTTCTTTGAG ATGCATGGATTCTCCACTGCTGATGGCTTTGTGGAGATAACTGAAAGCTTGGCAGAGATGATCAAGTATGTGGCGAATGAACCTTCAGTGGGGCTATTTTACATGCTGCAGCACACCCAGAATGCAGTGCCCAATGTTATTAGTCTCAAGAATAATGTTGCCGGGAAATCACAAATAACCAATCTGCATATCGAGGACTTAGAAGATTCTATTACAATGATGAGGTCAATGAAGGATTGTGGGATCCCCATTGTTGATGACATGATTGGTGATATCAGCAAATCTCTAGCAATTATGTCGGCGAAACAGCCTAAAAAAGGATTGATACACAACCAAACCTCGGGTTTTGAAATGCGAAGAATTAGCTCGGCAGGGCCAACCACTTGGGGACGATCTACCAAATTTGACCCTCAAGATGGTGAAAGGAGTGGAAATTACTTTTCCAACGTTTTAAAGTCGGCGAAACAAAGGGCGAGCAATTTTAAGTGGTCTAACCTTGATTCCCAAGACCCTGTGCAAACGCAGGGTGAGAAACATTTGATTTATACTCATGAACCATTGTCAGTTGCAGAAACCAGCTCAAGCTCGACTCTGCCAGTGGTCGAGTCTGATGAACTTCCATTATCTAGTGAGGTTTCTGAAGAACTGCAagcagaggaaggaggagaaagcCACACTACTCTCCACTTGCCAAGTGATAAGGTATTGCCGGTGTCAGAAGACTTCGAGAGTTTTAAAGCTAATAGAGAAGCAAAATTGGAGGAGTGGCTGGGAGAGACTGGTCACCGTAATAATTGCAACGGAGCGACTAATGTGGACCCAGCTTAG
- the LOC115750669 gene encoding U11/U12 small nuclear ribonucleoprotein 31 kDa protein, with protein MAKTTTEESAKREAGAIIMGKPKNKRRHNESDSDEDETFYYRYASAPPPPPPQPSTSDLTTTHGRRNPNSGGGGGGSGGLVPSKSTLYVSNLDFSLTNSDLHTLFSTFGKIARVTVLKDRATRRSRGVAFVQFVSQPEAQRAATEMHGKILNGRKVAASIAIDNGRATEFIRKRVYKDKSRCYECGGDGHLSYECPNNVLGPRERPVPKKGRRGGGGREEWGGGGGHGGGGDDEGEVFEEENWASVVDNGADERLLRGEREKREKVKERREKKVSYFSDESDEEDE; from the coding sequence ATGGCGAAGACGACGACAGAAGAAAGTGCGAAGCGCGAAGCAGGAGCGATAATAATGGGGAAGCCCAAGAACAAGCGCAGGCACAACGAGTCAGATTCCGACGAGGACGAAACCTTCTACTATCGGTACGCCTcagctccacctcctcctcctcctcagccATCAACCTCCGACCTCACCACTACTCACGGCAGAAGGAACCCAAAttctggcggcggcggcggcggctctgGCGGCCTCGTCCCCTCCAAGTCGACCCTCTACGTCTCCAACCTCGACTTCTCCCTCACCAATTCCGACCTTCACACCCTCTTCTCCACCTTCGGCAAGATCGCCCGCGTCACCGTCCTCAAGGACCGCGCCACCCGCCGCAGCCGCGGCGTCGCCTTCGTCCAGTTCGTCTCGCAGCCCGAAGCCCAGAGGGCGGCCACCGAGATGCACGGCAAGATCCTCAACGGCCGCAAGGTCGCCGCGTCGATCGCGATCGACAACGGCCGGGCGACCGAGTTCATCAGGAAGAgggtttacaaggataagagcagGTGCTACGAGTGCGGTGGGGACGGGCACCTGTCCTACGAGTGCCCTAACAATGTTCTGGGGCCGAGAGAGAGGCCTGTCCCAAAGAAGGGGAGGAGAGGCggcggagggagggaggagtggggcggcggcggcggccacgGCGGCGGTGGAGACGATGAAGGGGAGGTATTCGAGGAGGAGAATTGGGCCTCGGTCGTGGACAACGGCGCGGACGAGAGATTgttgaggggagagagagagaagagagagaaagtgaaggagaggagagagaaaaaggtgaGCTATTTCAGTGACGAGAGTGATGAGGAGGATGAGTGA
- the LOC115750694 gene encoding uncharacterized protein LOC115750694, whose product MASALALSLNPPLLSNNSLPLLSSLPPSPSLHSQLSPALASSQKRRVLKPQKGIPGASAEGVPSKLVEDSKFVPLNAEDPRYGPPALLLVGFDAEEAGKIQQLLKEMDGEFLQIVYCTENMVSRSLWEAVHTRQPDFKAIKIAKNVLRICFLSGLSGEEMMMFIDAFPETGLEPAVFAALVPNSANKPVQELIEEIMGDHEMLTGKQ is encoded by the exons ATGGCGTctgctctcgctctctctctaaaccCTCCTCTTCTCTCCAACAATTCGCTTCCTTTGCTGTCTTCGCTTCCACCTTCACCTTCTCTCCATTCCCAGCTCTCCCCCGCGCTTGCTTCTTCACAGAAGCGTCGTGTTTTGAAGCCCCAGAAGGGTATCCCGGGAGCGTCTGCTGAAG gagttCCAAGCAAGTTGGTCGAAGATTCGAAATTCGTTCCATTGAATGCTGAAGATCCTAGATATGGCCCCCCT GCTTTGTTGCTAGTAGGCTTTGATGCAGAGGAGGCGGGAAAG ATCCAACAACTTCTGAAAGAGATGGACGGCGAATTTCTACAG ATTGTGTACTGCACTGAGAATATGGTCAGCCGTTCCCTTTGGGAAGCGGTGCATACAAGACAGCCTGATTTCAAGGCAATCAAG attgCAAAGAATGTGCTGCGAATCTGCTTCTTGTCGGGTCTCAGCGGAGAGGAGATGATGATGTTCATTGATGCCTTTCCCGAAACTG GACTGGAACCGGCTGTGTTCGCAGCTCTTGTTCCCAACAGCGCCAATAAACCAGTGCAGGAATTGATAGAAGAAATAATGGGAGATCATGAAATGCTT ACTGGAAAGCAGTAA
- the LOC115750660 gene encoding serine carboxypeptidase-like, with amino-acid sequence MERLKLVSLVLALLLASPSASATDVGDLRLAQSSFPSVHAEKLIRQLNLFPKKDVNVVVDRRVSGSLGAKRIVEKRFRFPNLGLESGVSVEDLGHHAGYYKLEHSHDARMFYFFFESRSNKDDPVVIWLTGGPGCSSELAMFYENGPFAIANNMSLVWNEYGWDKASNLLYVDQPVGTGFSFTSDKRDIRHNEDGVSDDLYDFLQAFFAEHPQFAKNDFYITGESYAGHYIPAFAARVHQGNKAKEGIYINLKGFAIGNGLTDPAIQYKAYTDYALDMGIIKKSQYDRINKIVPVCEMAIKLCGTDGTVSCMASYFLCNTIFSSIMALAGDANYYDIRKKCEGSLCYDFSNMEKFLNQKPVRDALGVGEIDFVSCSPTVYQAMLVDWMRNLEVGIPTLLEDGVELLVYAGEYDLICNWLGNSRWVHAMEWSGQKKFVDSPEVSFEVDGSEAGVLKSHGPLSFLKVHDAGHMVPMDQPKASLEMLKRWTQGQLSKTGAETENLVAEM; translated from the exons ATGGAGCGACTGAAGCTCGTTTCTCTGGTCCTCGCCCTCCTGCTCGCGTCTCCGTCCGCCTCCGCGACGGACGTGGGCGACCTCCGCCTCGCGCAGTCGAGTTTCCCCTCTGTCCACGCCGAGAAGCTGATCAGGCAGCTCAATTTGTTCCCCAAGAAGGACGTCAACGTCGTCGTCGACCGTAGGGTTTCCGGTTCGCTCGGCGCGAAGCGCATCGTCGAGAAGCGGTTCAGGTTCCCTAATTTGGGGCTGGAGTCGGGGGTTTCCGTCGAGGATTTGGGTCACCATGCCGGGTACTATAAGCTCGAGCATTCGCATGACGCGAG GATGTTCTACTTTTTCTTTGAATCACGAAGCAACAAGGACGATCCTGTTGTTATCTGGCTGACTGGAGGACCGGGTTGTAGTAGTGAATTGGCTATGTTCTATGAAAATGGTCCCTTCGCCATTGCAAACAACATGTCCCTTGTTTGGAATGAATATGGTTGGGACAAG GCTTCAAACCTGCTCTATGTTGATCAACCAGTTGGAACTGGCTTCAGTTTTACCTCTGACAAGCGTGACATCCGACACAATGAAGATGGTGTCAGTGACGACTTATATGATTTCTTGCAG GCCTTCTTTGCGGAGCACCCTCAGTTTGCAAAGAATGACTTCTACATTACCGGAGAATCATATGCTGGTCACTATATACCTGCTTTTGCTGCTCGTGTTCATCAAGGAAACAAAGCTAAAGAAGGAATTTATATAAACCTAAAG GGATTTGCTATTGGCAATGGCCTTACCGATCCTGCAATTCAGTACAAAGCTTACACGGATTATGCGTTGGACATGGGGATTATTAAGAAATCTCAGTATGACCGTATCAACAAGATTGTTCCAGTGTGCGAAATGGCTATAAAGCTTTGTG GTACTGATGGTACAGTCTCGTGCATggcttcatattttctttgcaaCACTATATTCAGCAGCATCATGGCACTTGCTGGTGACGCCAAC TATTATGACATCAGAAAGAAGTGTGAAGGGAGCCTATGCTATGACTTCTCCAACATGGAAAAGTTCTTGAACCAGAAACCTGTCAGGGATGCACTTGGAGTTGGGGAGATAGATTTTGTATCATGTAGCCCGACCGTTTATCAGGCCATGTTGGTGGACTGGATGAGGAATCTGGAAGTAGGGATTCCTACTCTTCTCGAGGATGGAGTTGAATTGCTAGTCTATGCTGGAGAATATGATTTGATCTGCAACTGGCTTG GTAATTCAAGATGGGTTCATGCTATGGAATGGTCTGGTCAGAAGAAGTTTGTGGACTCTCCTGAAGTTTCCTTCGAAGTTGATGGATCAGAAGCCGGAGTTTTGAAGAGCCATGGCCCTCTGAGTTTCctcaag GTGCATGATGCGGGTCACATGGTTCCAATGGACCAGCCCAAGGCTTCACTGGAGATGCTGAAAAGGTGGACTCAAGGTCAACTCTCTAAAACTGGAGCTGAGACGGAGAACTTGGTGGCTGAGATGTGA
- the LOC115750705 gene encoding uncharacterized protein LOC115750705, producing MDVTTGNSHSSEEQPVESCKSLEEGKEAVGKDTNNSLFVNHAEVAWHESRRKWVGDQTQRSPKMVKDEIISWSTTYEELLSTNEPFSEPIPLPEMVDFLVDIWHSEGLFD from the exons ATGGATGTCACTACTGGGAACTCCCATTCCAGTGAAGAGCAACCCGTGGAGTCTTGCAAGTCcttggaagaaggaaaagaagctGTAGGAAAAGATACAAACAACTCTTTGTTTGTCAATCATG CGGAAGTAGCTTGGCATGAGAGTAGAAGGAAGTGGGTTGGAGATCAGACTCAAAGATCACCAAAAATGGTCAAGGATGAAATCATAAG CTGGTCCACAACTTACGAGGAACTTTTATCGACTAATGAACCTTTTTCCGAGCCCATTCCTCTTCCG GAGATGGTCGATTTTTTAGTTGATATCTGGCATAGCGAAGGCCTCTTTGATTAG
- the LOC115753085 gene encoding ACT domain-containing protein ACR10-like has protein sequence MGILHEDAVVIRQSQNGSDSTVITVNCPDKTGLGCDLCRIILQFGLSICRGDLSTDGKWCYLLFWLLGRPTTSWNLLKKRLLDACPSYFSTSEIEYYRPKSKQARPPDVFLLKFWCSYDRKGLLHDVTEALCELELPIKRVKVSTTPDGRVMDLFFVTDSRELLHTKKRQEETINHLRAALGDTMVSCEIERAGQEVTACSQGSPFLPSAITEETSSLELLDGNQSSSHFSNPVFVSMDNSLSPSHTIVQIECQDHKGLIYDIMRTLKDLNIQISYGRFWANCRGNCEVELFMMHADGSKIVDLTEQNDLSSCLKRELQSPLRVAVVSRGPETELLVANPVELSGRGRPLVFYDITFALQILNIRIFSVEIGRHMICNREWEVYRILLEERDSSCVPRKKIEEGVRNRLMGWDRG, from the exons TGCAGTTCGGTTTGAGCATTTGCAGGGGAG ATCTGTCCACGGATGGGAAATGGTGTTATTTGTTGTTCTGGTTGCTGGGGAGACCGACGACTAGCTGGAATTTGTTGAAGAAGAGGCTGCTAGATGCGTGCCCTTCGTACTTCTCGACGTCGGAGATCGAGTACTACAGGCCCAAGAGCAAGCAGGCAAGGCCACCTGATGTCTTCCTGTTAAAGTTCTGGTGTTCATACGATCGCAAAGGCTTGTTACACG ACGTGACAGAGGCTCTGTGCGAACTAGAACTGCCAATAAAGAGAGTGAAAGTATCCACAACTCCAGATGGCAGGGTGATGGACCTCTTTTTTGTCACGGACTCTAG AGAGCTACTTCATACAAAGAAGAGACAGGAGGAGACGATCAACCATTTGAGAGCTGCACTAGGGGACACCATGGTGAGTTGTGAGATTGAACGGGCCGGACAAGAAGTCACTGCGTGCTCACAGGGTTCTCCATTTCTTCCTTCTGCAATTACTGAGGAAACTTCCAGTTTAGAGTTGCTAGATGGGAATCAGAGCAGTTCTCATTTCTCTAACCCTGTATTTGTTTCGATGGACAACTCTCTGAGTCCCTCACACACGATTGTTCAGATCGAATGTCAGGACCACAAAGGCCTCATTTACGATATCATGAGGACATTGAAAGACTTGAATATCCAG ATCTCTTATGGACGGTTCTGGGCAAACTGTAGAGGGAACTGTGAGGTAGAGCTTTTCATGATGCATGCTGATGGAAGCAAGATTGTCGACCTCACCGAGCAGAACGACTTGAGTTCTTGTTTGAAGAGGGAGCTGCAGAGTCCCCTCAGAGTGGCTGTGGTTAGCCGAGGCCCAGAGACTGAGCTGCTAGTTGCAAACCCAGTTGAATTGTCTGGAAGGGGTCGCCCTCTCGTGTTTTATGATATTACTTTTGCTCTGCAGATTCTCAATATCCGAATATTTTCG GTGGAGATAGGACGACACATGATATGCAACCGGGAGTGGGAGGTCTACAGAATCTTACTAGAGGAAAGGGACAGTTCGTGTGTGCCGAGAAAGAAGATTGAAGAAGGCGTTCGAAATCGATTGATGGGTTGGGATAGGGGGTGA